The following coding sequences are from one Lolium rigidum isolate FL_2022 chromosome 6, APGP_CSIRO_Lrig_0.1, whole genome shotgun sequence window:
- the LOC124663568 gene encoding ankyrin repeat-containing protein At5g02620-like, whose protein sequence is MGLHHCIQLCTGNGSAAAAQPRDDGMMSSKLYLAICGGRLNEEAMALLDADHVAGKYKVSAERNNFLHLAAERGHAKLIRELYTRFGHSSLLSSQNSALDTPLHCAVRAGHGNAVTVLVELARDSGDDSVLGCKNEAGETALHLAAKLGHAAAVEAMVSKAPNLASEVNYAGVSPLYLAVMSKSVPAVRAITTSCSDASAAGPSSQNALHAAVFQGKEMIGLLLNWNPSLASEADDSGSTPLHFASSDGDSSIVGAILRAVPPCTVRIRDSGGLSALHIAAGMGHDGVAKALMKWCPDAAELRDDRGGTFLHAAARGGHLEVVSLATKKSMLGHSHLSRGLLNSQDRDGNTPLHLAVAARAPRVAEKLLCTGKVRADVMNNDGDTPLDLSARSTSFFSMLGLMVTLAAFKGQTRPQRQDHAEKWNGYGITKGMEKTSDNLAVVAVLIATVAFTATNNVPGAYEQADDDTHGKMFFKGMAVLQRKDLFKCFLVLDSFALVTSVIAVVLLVFGKASRSAGSWKTFAAALHCLWASLISIIVAFYAALSAVTTTRAVSIIAYAIIIYGFAVLYYTVYSLIAPPVSVWTVWKVIWRKGRNSIFTGRIRQQQYPIASAYAFNLLVFKTIANLGFIGAIAISFLSEYAKTQARHSGAPAPSSLLT, encoded by the exons GCAAATACAAGGTGAGCGCGGAGAGAAACAACTTTCTTCATTTGGCGGCGGAGCGAGGGCACGCCAAGCTGATCCGAGAGCTCTACACCAGGTTCGGTCACAGCAGCTTGCTCTCTTCCCAGAACTCGGCTCTGGATACGCCGCTGCACTGCGCGGTGAGGGCGGGGCATGGCAATGCCGTAACTGTCCTCGTCGAGCTGGCGCGGGATAGCGGAGATGATAGTGTCCTGGGATGCAAGAACGAGGCCGGAGAAACAGCCCTGCATCTCGCGGCGAAGCTCGGCCATGCCGCAGCGGTTGAGGCCATGGTCTCCAAGGCGCCGAATCTTGCCTCCGAGGTTAACTACGCCGGCGTGTCGCCGCTCTACCTGGCGGTGATGAGCAAGTCGGTACCCGCTGTGAGAGCGATAACCACCAGTTGCAGCGACGCGTCGGCTGCCGGGCCGAGCTCGCAGAATGCTCTCCACGCCGCTGTCTTCCAGGGCAAAG AAATGATCGGGCTGCTACTGAATTGGAATCCATCCCTGGCCAGTGAAGCAGACGACAGTGGCAGCACTCCGCTCCACTTTGCTTCGTCCGACGGCGATAGCTCCATCGTAGGTGCCATCCTGCGCGCGGTGCCGCCATGTACGGTCCGCATACGGGATAGCGGCGGCCTCTCTGCTCTGCACATCGCGGCGGGGATGGGCCACGACGGGGTAGCCAAGGCACTGATGAAATGGTGCCCGGACGCCGCCGAGCTCCGGGATGACCGCGGCGGAACCTTTCTGCACGCCGCGGCGAGGGGAGGCCATCTGGAGGTCGTCTCGCTTGCCACCAAGAAATCGATGCTGGGTCATTCACATCTTTCCCGCGGCCTCCTGAACTCGCAGGACAGGGACGGCAATACGCCGCTCCACCTTGCGGTGGCCGCACGCGCGCCCAGGGTGGCAGAGAAACTGCTGTGTACTGGTAAAGTGCGAGCAGACGTTATGAACAACGACGGTGACACGCCGTTGGATCTCTCCGCAAGATCCACCAGTTTCTTCTCCATG TTGGGCCTGATGGTGACACTGGCTGCGTTCAAGGGACAGACTCGTCCTCAGAGGCAGGACCACGCAGAGAAATGGAACGGCTACGGCATTACAAAAGGGATGGAGAAGACGTCGGACAACCTCGCGGTGGTCGCCGTACTCATCGCCACCGTGGCCTTCACCGCCACCAACAACGTGCCCGGGGCGTACGAGCAAGCCGACGACGACACCCACGGCAAAATGTTCTTCAAAGGCATGGCCGTCCTACAGCGCAAGGACCTCTTCAAATGCTTCCTGGTCCTCGACAGCTTTGCCCTGGTCACCTCCGTGATCGCCGTGGTCCTGCTCGTCTTTGGGAAGGCGTCGCGCTCCGCCGGGTCGTGGAAGACCTTCGCGGCGGCGTTGCACTGCCTATGGGCTTCGCTCATCAGCATCATCGTCGCCTTCTACGCGGCTCTGTCGGCCGTGACGACCACGCGGGCAGTCAGCATCATCGCCTACGCCATCATCATCTATGGCTTCGCGGTGCTCTACTACACCGTATACAGTCTCATCGCGCCTCCTGTGTCCGTGTGGACAGTTTGGAAGGTTATATGGCGCAAAGGGAGGAACAGTATCTTCACGGGACGTATCAGGCAGCAGCAGTATCCTATCGCCAGCGCCTACGCCTTCAACCTGCTTGTTTTCAAGACGATAGCTAACCTCGGGTTCATCGGTGCTATCGCAATCTCTTTCTTAAGCGAATATGCCAAGACCCAGGCGAGGCATTCTGGAGCACCTGCACCCTCCTCTCTTCTCACCTAA